The region GCAGGATCGTCATGATCGGGACCGTGGTCGCGGTCAGGTGCGACCAGATGATGCCCCAGTAGCTGTAGATGTTCAGCGGTCCCTCGGTGTGTCCGGACAGACCGGGCAGGTGGCGCAGCAACTGGTTCACCGCGCCGCTGGTCGGGTCGGCGAGCAGGATCCAGCCCAGCGTCATCGACAGCGACGGGATGAAGAAGGCGAACCAGAACAGCACCTCGGCCACTTTGCCGCCGGGCATGTCGGTGCGGGCGATGAGCCAGGACAGCACGGTGGCGATGACCAGGCCGATGAGCACCCGGGGTACGCCGAGCCGGAAGGTGTTCCAGGCCGCGTCGCGCAGCGTCGGATCGCTGAACGCCTGTTCCCAGTTGGCGAAGCCGTACCGGGCCGGTTGGCCGGGGCGGGCGACGTTGAGGCTGTTGAACAGCAGCATCCCGACCGGTACCAGGGTCACCGCGGCGACGAACGCGAAGACCAGCGAACCCTGTACGCGGGCCCGCCGCCGCACGCCCGAGGACGTACTCCGGGCCGGGCCGGATGGGGTCGGGCCGCCGGCCGGGGTCTGGCCCCGCGGGGTGAGCAGGCCGACCGATCCGCCCGTCGCCGGGCCGTGCTTCCCGCGCCCGTTCACAGCGGCCACACGGTCGCGCGGGCCGGGTCGACCGCCAGCAGCACAATGTCCCCGATGGCGTGTACGGACCGGCGGGTGCCGGTGACCACCGCGGTCGACCCGCCGACGTCGAGTACGTACTCCAGGCAGTCGCCGAGGTAGGCGGCCGAGACGACAACCGCGCGGACCTCGTTGGGACCGGCCGGACCGTCGCCCCGGGCCCGGATGTCCAGGTCCTCCGGACGGCAGAAGATCCCGACCCGGGCGCCGTCGGGCAGGTCCGGCGGTGCCTCGTCGACGGTGACGTGCTCCTGCCCCAGCCCCTCGGCCCTGGTCAGGACCCGGGGCCCGGACCCGGTCCGGTCGAGGATGCCCTCGATCATGACGAGCCGGCCGAGGAAGTCGCGGACGAACGGGGTCTTCGGGCGTTCGTACAGCTCGACCGGGCGGCCGACCTGTTCGACCCGGCCCTTGTTCATCACCGCCACCTGGTCGGCCAGCGACAGTGCCTCGTCCTGGTCGTGGGTGACGAAGAGCATGGTGGTGCCGAGTTCCCGGTTGAGCCGGCGGATCTCGTGCCGCATCTGGGTGCGCAGTTTGGCGTCGAGGTTCGACAGCGGCTCGTCGAGCAGCAGCAGGTCCGGGGCGTAGACCAGGGCGCGGGCCAGGGCCACCCGTTGCTGCTGGCCGCCGGAGAGCAGGGTGGCGGACCGGTCGGCCACCGCCGACAGGCCGGTCACCTCAAGGATCTCGGCGACCCGGCGGCGCCGGTCGGCCCGTCCGACGCGCCGCATCCGGAGCGGGAACTCGACATTCTGCGCCACGGTCATGTGCGGCCAGACCGCGTACGACTGGAACACCATCGCGAGTTCGCGCCGCTCCGGCGGGAGTGACCGTCCCGAGCCGGCGTCGGCCAGGATCCGCTCGCCCATCACGATCCGGCCGGCGTCCATCCGCTCCAGCCCGGCGATCATCCGCAACGTGGTGGTCTTGCCGCATCCGCTCGGCCCGAGCAGAGCGAAGATCTCGCCGGACGGGATTTCCAGGTCGATGCCGTCCACCGCGACGAAGTCGCCGAACCGGCGGGTGACGCCGGTCAGGGTGAGTTGCGCCGGAGCGGGGGAACCATCGGCGGGCGCCAACCCGGCGTCGCCCGGTGCGGGACGCGTTGCGTCCGAGGTCAACGAGGTGGTGGGCGCTGATGCCATGGGGCTCTCCCTGTCGATCCTGCGTCGTGGTGCGACCTTAACCACAAGTGCGCTATGGCGAAAGATGACCGGCAAGTGTTTCGCACAGAGGAATAGTTGCCTGAAAGGTCATCGCTTGTAACCTGCCCGAAAAGAACGGGCAAAGAAGGACGCGCCGCCCGGAACCGGGCGGTCCGGCGTACTCAGGCCCCGGCGGGGACCTCCAGCTCCTGCGGCGGAAGCCCGATCCCGTACCGCCGGACGCTCTCCAGCAGGGACACCCGTCGCATCCACGCGCGGGCCCGATCCGGGTCGGCCGCCATGGCCCGCATCTCGTCATGGGTACGGCGGCGCACCGACTCGTCCCGCTCCCGCAGCCGTTCGGTGTTGCGCTGGGTGTCGGCCTGCACGTACTCAACCGCGACGAGGCGGCGCAGCCGGGCGAAGGTGTCGAGTTCCCCGTCAAGATCACCGCCGGTCCCGGACAGCCGGATCAGCCGGGTGGCCAGGTCCATCGCGTCGTGGATCCCGCTGTTCAGGCCCACCCCGCCGATCGGCGAGTTGACGTGGGCCGCGTCGCCGACGAGGGCGAACCCACCGACCCGGAACCGGGCCGCGACCCGCTGGTGGACGTTGTAGATCTGCGCGTCCAGCACCCGGTAGCCGGCGGGATGGTGGGCCAGACGTTGCAGCCCGGCCTGCAACGCCGCCGGGGCCATCGCCTCCGCCGAGGTGCCCGCGTCCGGCGGCACCGGCCACACCGTGCGCCACGACTCCCGGGTACGCAGGATGAACAGCCACTCCTCGGGATCCGCGACGTAGTTCACGTCGGCCAGATCGGGAATCAGTTCCCGCAGGTCCTCGGCCATGCTCACGATGAGGAAACGTTCGGGATAGGTGTAGCCCTCGAACTCGATGCCCAGCGCACCGCGTACGCCACTGCTCGCCCCGTCCGCGCCGATCACGAACGACGCGGGCCAGGTCTGGCGACCGGCCGGCGAGTCGACCGTGATCCACGGCCCGTCCGCACCCTCACCGGCGTCGACCACCCGGGTGCCGAACGCAAGCGTCACCGCCGGGTCGCGGGCCAGGCGTTCGTGCAGCATGCGTACGAGATGCTGCTGGTTGAGCTGGAGCCGGTACGGATAAGCCGTCTCGGTACGCAGCAACCCGAAGTCGAATTCGGCGACCAACCCGTCGCGGCGGTCGCGGAACTGGTACCTCGGCACGACGATGCCCTCGTCGTGCATCCGGCCGACCACGCCCAACCGGTCGAGCAGTTCGAGCGTCGCGGCGTGGAAGGTCGAGGCGCGCCAGTCCGTCTTGGGCTCCGGGTGGGCCTCGACCACCACCACCGGTATGCCGGCGTCGGCGAGCGTCGCCGCGGCCGTCATACCCACCGGTCCGCCGCCCACCACGATCACCGGACGCTCAGTCGATCCCCTGGTCGATCCAACGGCCGCCCCAGCGGCCGGCAGGTTCCGTTTGCCCATGGCCGGGACCCTAGATAGCTATTCCACCCACAACAAGTTATCCCCCCAGGATTCCACCGTGCAGAATTCCCCACCCCAAAGCCCGCCCCCCCCCGCAGCCTTCCCCGTCGATCTAGGGCAAATACGTGCTAGTTGATCTCTAAGCACACGTATTTGCCCTAGATCGACGCAGGCGGGGGTGGCGGGGGCACGCGGGGGGGGCGCGGGGGCGCGGGGGGGGTTATAGCGCTGCGTGGAGGCGTTGTTTGATGTTTTCGCGGGCGGTTATTAGGTGGGGTGCCAGCGCTTCGGCCTCGGGGATGCCGGGCATTCGGCTGGCGGGGACGACGACGGCGATGGCTGCCAAGGGGGTTCCGGCTAGGTCCGGGATGGCGGTGGCCACCGCGCAGATGCCGGTCTCGCCCTCCTCGAAGTTGAGGGCGTATCCGCGCTCGCGGATCGACTCCAGCTCCTCGGTCAGCTCCTGCCAGGTGGTGACCGAGGAGGGCGTACGACCGTCGAGTGACCTGGTCGGGTAACGGCGCTCCAGGTCGTGCGGCTCCAGCCCGGCCAGGATGGCCTTGCCACCCGCGGTGCAGTGGGCCGGGAGCACGACACCGGTCCGATCACCGACCCGGACGGCCCGAGGGCTCTCGACGCAGTCGTGGAACCGGACGAGGTTGCCCTCCAACAGGGTGAGGCTGGCCGTCTCGCCGGTCGCGTTACGCAACTCCTCCAGGATCGGCGCGGCGATACGACGTACGTCGATCCGACCGATGGCGGCGATGCCGATCTCGTTCAACGCCGGCCCGGACCGGTAGGCACCGTTCGGCCGGTCCTGGATCACGAACCCGCGCTGACGCAGTGCCGCCAGCAGCCGGTGGGCGGTGGAACGCGCCACACCCAGCTCGTCGGCCGCCTCGGAGACCCGCAGCACCTGGTGCTCACCGAGAAGTCCCAGCAACCGCAGGGCATTATCCACAGAGGCGAGGCCTTTGACGGGAGTCAACGCGTCGTTCGCCATGGCGGAATGCTACCAATATTGGTGCCGCCCGCAAGAAGTACGGCCGGGCGATCGGGGCCGGTCGGACGGGGTCCTCCCGTGCCGCGCGCAGGCGTCATCGCCGGCCGGCCGGGCCGCGTCCCGACGACAAACCCGTCCGACCGTACGACCCGAGTCCACCGTGGAGGGTGGGATTCGCCCCGGTCAGGCGGCTCGGCGTACGCGGGTGCGCAGCTCACCCAGGCCACCGATGGTCGTACGCAGATCGTCACCCTCGGTTATCGGCCCCACCCCGGGCGGGGCCCCGGTGAAGATGAGGTCACCGGGCAGCAGCGTCATCACCGACGAGGCGTACGCGATGATCCGGGCGACCCCCATCAGCATGTCCCCGGTGTTGACGTGTTGGCGTCGCGTCCCGTTGACGGTCAGGTCGATCGTCAGGTCCGTCGGGTCCACGCCGTCGTCGGGCGTGGTCACCCAGGGGCCGATCGGGCTGAAGGTGTCGTAGCTCTTTCGCCGGGACCGGTCGGCCGCGCTGCGTACGGTGATGTCCAGCCCGATGGTGTAGCCGAAGACGTGGTCGAGGGCGCGCTCCGGGGAGATGTCCTTCCCGCCGGCACCGATCACGATCACCAGCTCGGACTCGTGGTGGATCTCGTGCCCGGCGGCCAGGACGTCGGCGGGCAGCACGATGTCGGCACCCGGACCGACGATCGACGACGGCGCCTTCAGGAAGACGTCGAAGCTCATCATCCACGCCTCGACCCCGCCCAGGGTCCGCTCCTGTACACCGTGCATCTCCGCCACGTGCTCGGCGTAGTTGCTCGCCGCCGCAATGATCTTGGATGGCCCGAGCGCCGGGGCGGCGAGCCGGACCCGGTCCAGCGGCAGTACGGGACCCTCCCGCGCCGTCCTGCCGAGCTGGTCGCGGACCGTCGGGAAGTCCCGACACAGCCGCCGCCACCAGCCGGCCGTCAGCGGGTCGGGGTCGTGTGCCCACGGCAGCGCCGAGGTCACGTCGACCAGTCCGCCGTCGACCACCGCGCCCAGCCGGTGGTCGTCGAAGATAGCCAATCGCATCGCAGGTGCCTCCTTGGTCGGTACGGCTAGCGCGGCTGGAACACCCGGAGCACGGGTTGGGCCGCGTCCAGGGTCTGCCGGCGGAACAGTCCCAGCGCCCGCAGCACCGGAGCGTCACTGATGCTGAACAGGTCGGCCCGCTCCCGCGCGTGGTGCTCCACCGGCGCCCAGGAGGGCACGACGAAGCAGTCACCGGCGGACCACTCGAACAGCTCACCGTCGATCACGCTGTGGCCACTGCCGTCGAAGACCACGAACACCTGGTTACCGGCCTGCCGCTCGGGCAGGCTCGACCCGTTCGGCGCGATCCGGTGCATGAAGCAGCCCAGGGTGGGCAGGACGCTGGCACCCGAGCGGGGGTTGGTGAACTCGATCGTGACCTTGGCCGAGTCGGTCTCCGCCGCGAGCCGGGCCAGTTCGGCGTCGGTCTGCGCCCAGCGGTAGACCAGCAGCGGGGACGGGGTGGGATCCAGCTGCTCGGTCACCGCGTCCGGGACGGTCCGGTAGCCGGTCGCGCCGTACTCGGTCTCGGAGCGGTTGTGCGGGCGCAGGTGCGGCTGCTGGAGTTCGCCGTACTCCTCGAAGAAGACCGCGTCGAGCGCCTCGACCACCGGCAGGTCCAGCCCGTCGAACCAGAGCATCGCCTCGTCGCCGCCGTTGGTGTGGTCGTGCCAGTTGTAGGCCGGGGTCAGGACCAGGTCGCCGGGAGCCATGTCGCAGGCGTCGCCGTCGACCGTCGTCCAGACGCCCGCACCGGACAGGACGAAACGGATGGCACCGGGGCTGTGCCGGTGCGCCGGCGCCGACTCGCGCGGGCCGAGGCACTGCAACGCCCCCCACAGCGTGCCGGCCGCGTACGGGCGACCGCCCAGACCGGGATTGACCAGGCTCAGCACCCGGCGCTCACCGCCGCGCTCGATCGGTACGAGCGCGATGGCCCGTTCGGCGAGCGGTCGCAGGGTCGTCGCGGACCAGAGCCAGGGCACGGCCTTCGGCCGGGGCGTGGGGGTCAGCAGCTGGTCGGTGATGTTCCAGAGCGGGGCAAGATCCGCGCGGGCGAGCGACTCGTAGAGCGCGCCCAGCTCACCCGAGACGTCCGTATCCCTCGACGGCAGGTCGATGCTCACGGGTACTCCTTCGTCGGCATAAGAAGACTGGGCCGGTCGGCACGGAAAGACCGGACCGGTCGGGACGGCAAGACTGGACCACCGGGTCCACAACGCTGGCCAGCGCGTACGGCCAGCCCGGGGTGGCCAGGCAGTGGCGGGCGTCACGGCCAGACACTATTCGCTCGTTCTGTTCTTAAGAAGTTCCTGACCCTACGATTCCTCTATGTCGAATACCTACCTGCCTAAGCCGGCGACGTCCAGCTCTGTGGACAACGCTCTCTATCTCCTTCAGCTCGTCGGCGAACACCAGGCGCTCCGGGTCTCCGAGGCGGCCGACCTGCTCGGCATCGGCCGGTCCACCGCCCACCGCCTCTTCGCCGCGCTGCGCGAACGCGGCTTCGTCATGCAGGACAAACCGAACGGGGCCTACCGCCCCGGACCGGCCCTCAACGAGATCGGGCTGGCCGCCATCGGTCGCATCGACATCAGGAGGGTCGCCCGCCCGATCCTGGAGACCCTGCGCGACGAGACCCAGGAAACCAGCAGCCTGGTACTGCTCGAAGGTCGCACCGTACGGTTCATCGACTGCGTGGAGAGCCCACGGTCGGTCCGCGTCGGATCCCGTACCGGTCTGGTCCTGCCGGCCCACTGCACGGCGTCCGGCAAGGCGATCCTCGCCACCCTCCCGCCGGCGGACCTGAAACGTCGCTACTCCGGTCAGCAGCTGCCGGCGTGCACCCCGCAGTCGATGACCCAGTGGAAGGCGCTGGAGCAGGAGTTCGCCCAGATCCGGCAGGCGGGCTTCGGCCTCAACGTCGAGGAGAGCGAGAACGGGATCAGCGCGGTCGGTGCCGCCGTACGCGACCTGATCGGCGCTCCCCTGGCCGGCGTCGCGATCGCCGTACCGGCCAGTCGGATGTCCACTCGCGAGTCCGGCCGGGCACACGCACCCGCGGTGGTACGGGCGGCCCAGGCGATCCAGGCCCTGCTGCGCAACGAGTTGTGACGCCCGCGCCCCAACCGGCCATGGTGGACGGTTGGGAGCAATTTGTCGCTGCGTGCACATGATGGATCCAATGTTTCCGATGCGTTAACCCCGGGTACCTGCCGCGCCGTGGCGATGAAAGCGCTTTCAGCGTCGAAGGCAGGCCCCAGAGCGGTGACCATCTACGAGGTCGCCCGCCGGGCCGGCGTGTCGATCGCCACCGTGTCCCGCGCGCTGCGCGACTCCGACCTGGTCACCCCGGCCACCCGGGAACGCGTACGACGGGCCGTCGAGGAACTCCACTACACCCCGAACCGGCTCGCCCGATCGCTCGCCGAGGGGCGGCACGCCGCCAACGGCATCGTCTTCCCCGACCTGACCGGCCCCTACTACGCCGAGGTCGTGCTCGGCTACGAGGAGGCGGCCTCCGAACTCGGCCGCAGTGTCCTCATCCTGGCCACCCACGGCCGGCGCGACGCCGCAGCCGCCGTGGTCGAACTCGCCGGCCGGGTCGACGGGCTGGCCGTCATGGGCAACACCGTCGACGACGCCGTCGTCCGGACGATCGCCGCCACCGGCACCCCGCTGGTGCTGCTGGCCCGCCCGCCGGTCGCCGGCATCGACACCATCCGCACCCGCAACGAACGCACCGCCGCCGAACTGGCCGCGCACCTCGCCGCACACGGGCACCGGCGGATCGTCTTCGTCGGCGACCCGGCCGCCTCGCCGGACATGGCCGGCCGCCACGCCGGGCTCGTCCGCGGGCTCCGGGCCCACGGCCTGCCCGCGCCCGGCTGCGTCCCGTGCGCCTACGACATCGAAGCCGGCGAGCGGGCCGGCGCCGAACTGATGGGGCAGAGCACCGACGCGATCGTCTGCGCCAACGACGAACTCGCGCTCGGCGTGCACCTCGCGGCACAGGCCGCCGGCCGCGCCGTACCCGATGACCTGGCCGTGACCGGATGGGACGACATGCTCGCGGCCCGGTTCGCCGGCCTGACCACCGTCCGCCAGCCGATGCGCGCGTTGGGCGCGACCGCGGCGCGCTGGCTGCACCGGCGCATCGCCGAACGAAACGTCGGCCCCGGCCGCGCCGTGGCGCGGCGACGGGTCCTCCCCACGCAGCTCGTCGTCCGACGCAGCTGCGGGCCACACCCCCTGGAATAACCGAAATCCCCGCGGAGGTACGAGATGAGGAGAAAGCACCGGCGGCTCGCCGTCGTTGCCACGGTCGCACTGGCCGCGTCGGTCGCCCTGACCGGCTGCGGCCGCGACTCGGGCGGCGGCGGCGAGCAGGCGCGGCCCGTCGGCGAGGGCAGGGCGAGCGGTGACATCACCGTCTGGGCGATGGGCGCCGAGGGCGAGAAGCTCGCCGACTTCGCGAAGGAGTTCTCCACCGAGAACCCCGACGCGAAGGTCTCCGTGACGGCGGTGCCGTGGGACGCGGCGCACCAGAAGATCGCCAGTGCGATCGCCGCGAAGCAGACGCCCGACGTCTCGATGATCGGCACCACCTGGCAGGGCGAGTTCGCCAGGACCGGCGCCCTCGACCCGACGCCCGACATCGTCAAGAAGGACGACTTCTTCCCCGGAGCCTGGGACACCACCCTGGTCGACAACACGTCCTACGGCGTCCCCTGGTACGTCGAAACCCGGCTGATCTACTACCGGAAGGACCTGGCGGCGCAGGCCGGCTTCCCCGACGCTCCGAAGTCGTGGGACGAGCTCAAGGCGATGGCCAGGGGCATGAAGGAGAAGGCCGGCGCCACCTGGGGCCTGAACCTCCAGCCCGGCAAGACCGGCAGCTGGCAGTCGGTGCTGCCGTTCGCCTGGTCCAACGGCGCGACCGTGGCGACGCAGGACGCGCTCACGTTCGACAACCCCGAGTTCACCGAGGCGCTCGCCTACTACCAGTCGTTCTTCACCGACGGGCTGTCGCCGACCGATCTGCCCGAGGGTTCACTGGAGCCGGGCTTCGTCAAGGGCGAGATCGGCGCGTTCATCTCCGGCCCGTGGCACGTCGGCATCCTCAACGAACAGGGCGGCGCCGGCTTCGCCGACCGGTACGCGGTCGCACCGATGCCGATGCGGAAGTCCTCGACCTCGTTCATCGGCGGCAGCAACCTCGCCGTGTTCTCCGACGCCGAGAACCGGGACGGCGGCTGGAAGTTCGTCCAGTGGCTGAGCCGCCCCGAGGTGCAGGTCAAGTGGTACGACGCGGTCAAGGACCTGCCGGCGGTGCAGTCGGCGTGGGACGACCCGAAGCTGTCCGGTGACCCGTTCCTCGCCACGTTCGGCCGGCAGCTCGACAACGCGAAGGCGCCACCGGCGATCCCGACCTGGGAGCAGATCGCGGCCGCGTTCGACATCGAGGTCGAGAAGCTCTGCAAGTCGAACACCGATCCGGCGGCGACGGCAAAGGCCATCCAGGAGAAGGCCGGCGCCATCGGAACCGGGAGCTGACGATGGCCAGCGCCCCTACGGCGACGGCACCGGCGCGGCCGACCGGGGCAACCGCCCCCGACCGGCCCGCCGGGGCGGTCCGGCGGCGGCAGCGCCTGCGGCGGGCGCTGACGGGCTGGGCCTTCTCCACCCCGTTCGCCGTGCTGTTCCTGGTCTTCATGGCGGTGCCGGTGGTGGTGTCGCTGGTCATGAGCTTCACCGACCTGCGCTCCACCGACCTGCGCAACCCGCTCGCGGTCAACTTCGTCGGCCTCGACAACTACGCCCGCCTCTTCGGCGACGACCTGTTCCTGCGCTCCTCGGTCAACACCCTCGTCTTCGTCGCGGTCGGTGTGCCGCTGACCATCGTGCTCGCGCTGGCCGCGGCGGTGGCGCTCAACTCGGGCCTGGTCCGCTTCCGGGCGCTGTTCCGGGTCGGTTTCTACCTGCCCGTGGTGACCAGCATCGTGGCGATCGCGGTGGTCTGGCGGTTCCTGCTCGACCCGGAGGTCGGCCTGGTCAACAACCTGCTCCGGCTGGTCGGGGTCGACGGGCCGAGCTGGCTGTTCGACCCGAAGCTGGCGCTGCCGTCGCTGATCGTGATGGCGGCCTGGCGCAACCTCGGCTTCCTGATGGTGATCTTCCTGGCCGGGTTGCAGACCGTGCCGGCCGAGCTGTACGAGGCGGCGACGCTCGACGGCGCCACCCGCTGGCAGCAGTTCCGCCGCCTCACCCTGCCGCTGCTGCGCCCGACGCTGCTGTTCGGCGGCGTGGTCACCGGCATCGGCTACCTCCAACTGTTCGAGGAACCGTTCGTCATGACCCAGGGCGGACCGCTGTCGTCGACCCTGTCGGTCAGCTACCACATCTACAACCAGTTCGGGTTCGGCAACTACGGCTACGCGGCCGCCGGCAGCTACGTGCTCTTCGTGGCAATCGTCGGGCTGTCGCTGGTGCAGTTCCGCCTGCTCGGATCGAGGGACTGACGATGGCCACCACACCCACCGCGCGCGGGCTGCGGCAACGCGACCGCGTCGCCCGTACCGTGCTGCACGTCGTGTTGGGCCTCGGCCTGCTCGCCGTCGTCGGACCGTTCGTCTGGATGGCCCTCTCGTCGGTCAAGCCCGAGGCGGAGATCCGGGAGGTACCACCGACCTGGTGGCCGGAGACGGTCACGCTCGACAACTTCCGCGAGCTGTTCTCCCGGCTCGACTTCCCGCTCTACTTCTTCAACTCGGCACTGGTCGCGACGGCCGTGACCGTGGGCAACCTGTTCTTCTGCTCACTGCTCGGGTACGCGCTGGCCAAGCTCAGGTATCCGGGAAAGCGGCTGCTGTTCCTGGTCGTGCTCGGCATGCTCATGGTGCCCGGCATGGTGACCTTCGTGCCGCAGTTCGTGCTGGTCAGCAACATGGGCCTGACCAACACCTACGCCGGCCTGATCCTGCCGTTCCTCGCCGGCCCGTTCGGCGTCTTCCTCATGCGGCAGTTCCTCCAGTCGATCCCCGACGACCTGATCGAGGCGGCCCGGGTCGACGGCGCCGGTGAGTTCCGCATCTTCTGGCGGGTGGTGTTGCCGCTGTGCCGGCCGGCGCTGGCCACCCTCGGGATCCTCACGTTCCTCGCGTCCTGGAACAACTTCCTCTGGCCGCTGGTGGTCGCCACCACGGAGGACAAATACACCCTGCCGGTGGCCCTCGCGCTCTACAGCGTCGGCCAGAACCGTACCGACTTCGGCCTGCTGCTCGCGGGCGCGGTCGTGGTCGTACTGCCGGTACTGGTGGTGTTCCTGTTCCTCCAGCGGCACTTCCTGCGCGGCATCGCGACCACCGGACTCAAGTAGGCCGACCGGACTGAAAGCCGACCGGACTGAAACAGGTAAGGAGACCCATGCGACGTCTGCTCGCTCCCCTCACCGCGATCGTGCTGCTGCTCGCCAGCGGTTCCGTCGCCGTCGCGGCGCCCGACACCGGTGGCGCCGACCGGGCGCTGCTCGGCTACGCCAGGGACA is a window of Micromonospora sp. NBC_01699 DNA encoding:
- a CDS encoding carbohydrate ABC transporter permease produces the protein MASAPTATAPARPTGATAPDRPAGAVRRRQRLRRALTGWAFSTPFAVLFLVFMAVPVVVSLVMSFTDLRSTDLRNPLAVNFVGLDNYARLFGDDLFLRSSVNTLVFVAVGVPLTIVLALAAAVALNSGLVRFRALFRVGFYLPVVTSIVAIAVVWRFLLDPEVGLVNNLLRLVGVDGPSWLFDPKLALPSLIVMAAWRNLGFLMVIFLAGLQTVPAELYEAATLDGATRWQQFRRLTLPLLRPTLLFGGVVTGIGYLQLFEEPFVMTQGGPLSSTLSVSYHIYNQFGFGNYGYAAAGSYVLFVAIVGLSLVQFRLLGSRD
- a CDS encoding fumarylacetoacetate hydrolase family protein, whose amino-acid sequence is MRLAIFDDHRLGAVVDGGLVDVTSALPWAHDPDPLTAGWWRRLCRDFPTVRDQLGRTAREGPVLPLDRVRLAAPALGPSKIIAAASNYAEHVAEMHGVQERTLGGVEAWMMSFDVFLKAPSSIVGPGADIVLPADVLAAGHEIHHESELVIVIGAGGKDISPERALDHVFGYTIGLDITVRSAADRSRRKSYDTFSPIGPWVTTPDDGVDPTDLTIDLTVNGTRRQHVNTGDMLMGVARIIAYASSVMTLLPGDLIFTGAPPGVGPITEGDDLRTTIGGLGELRTRVRRAA
- a CDS encoding cupin domain-containing protein; this translates as MSIDLPSRDTDVSGELGALYESLARADLAPLWNITDQLLTPTPRPKAVPWLWSATTLRPLAERAIALVPIERGGERRVLSLVNPGLGGRPYAAGTLWGALQCLGPRESAPAHRHSPGAIRFVLSGAGVWTTVDGDACDMAPGDLVLTPAYNWHDHTNGGDEAMLWFDGLDLPVVEALDAVFFEEYGELQQPHLRPHNRSETEYGATGYRTVPDAVTEQLDPTPSPLLVYRWAQTDAELARLAAETDSAKVTIEFTNPRSGASVLPTLGCFMHRIAPNGSSLPERQAGNQVFVVFDGSGHSVIDGELFEWSAGDCFVVPSWAPVEHHARERADLFSISDAPVLRALGLFRRQTLDAAQPVLRVFQPR
- a CDS encoding LacI family DNA-binding transcriptional regulator, producing MTIYEVARRAGVSIATVSRALRDSDLVTPATRERVRRAVEELHYTPNRLARSLAEGRHAANGIVFPDLTGPYYAEVVLGYEEAASELGRSVLILATHGRRDAAAAVVELAGRVDGLAVMGNTVDDAVVRTIAATGTPLVLLARPPVAGIDTIRTRNERTAAELAAHLAAHGHRRIVFVGDPAASPDMAGRHAGLVRGLRAHGLPAPGCVPCAYDIEAGERAGAELMGQSTDAIVCANDELALGVHLAAQAAGRAVPDDLAVTGWDDMLAARFAGLTTVRQPMRALGATAARWLHRRIAERNVGPGRAVARRRVLPTQLVVRRSCGPHPLE
- a CDS encoding IclR family transcriptional regulator, with amino-acid sequence MDNALRLLGLLGEHQVLRVSEAADELGVARSTAHRLLAALRQRGFVIQDRPNGAYRSGPALNEIGIAAIGRIDVRRIAAPILEELRNATGETASLTLLEGNLVRFHDCVESPRAVRVGDRTGVVLPAHCTAGGKAILAGLEPHDLERRYPTRSLDGRTPSSVTTWQELTEELESIRERGYALNFEEGETGICAVATAIPDLAGTPLAAIAVVVPASRMPGIPEAEALAPHLITARENIKQRLHAAL
- a CDS encoding IclR family transcriptional regulator, with product MSNTYLPKPATSSSVDNALYLLQLVGEHQALRVSEAADLLGIGRSTAHRLFAALRERGFVMQDKPNGAYRPGPALNEIGLAAIGRIDIRRVARPILETLRDETQETSSLVLLEGRTVRFIDCVESPRSVRVGSRTGLVLPAHCTASGKAILATLPPADLKRRYSGQQLPACTPQSMTQWKALEQEFAQIRQAGFGLNVEESENGISAVGAAVRDLIGAPLAGVAIAVPASRMSTRESGRAHAPAVVRAAQAIQALLRNEL
- a CDS encoding ABC transporter ATP-binding protein; translated protein: MASAPTTSLTSDATRPAPGDAGLAPADGSPAPAQLTLTGVTRRFGDFVAVDGIDLEIPSGEIFALLGPSGCGKTTTLRMIAGLERMDAGRIVMGERILADAGSGRSLPPERRELAMVFQSYAVWPHMTVAQNVEFPLRMRRVGRADRRRRVAEILEVTGLSAVADRSATLLSGGQQQRVALARALVYAPDLLLLDEPLSNLDAKLRTQMRHEIRRLNRELGTTMLFVTHDQDEALSLADQVAVMNKGRVEQVGRPVELYERPKTPFVRDFLGRLVMIEGILDRTGSGPRVLTRAEGLGQEHVTVDEAPPDLPDGARVGIFCRPEDLDIRARGDGPAGPNEVRAVVVSAAYLGDCLEYVLDVGGSTAVVTGTRRSVHAIGDIVLLAVDPARATVWPL
- a CDS encoding carbohydrate ABC transporter permease gives rise to the protein MATTPTARGLRQRDRVARTVLHVVLGLGLLAVVGPFVWMALSSVKPEAEIREVPPTWWPETVTLDNFRELFSRLDFPLYFFNSALVATAVTVGNLFFCSLLGYALAKLRYPGKRLLFLVVLGMLMVPGMVTFVPQFVLVSNMGLTNTYAGLILPFLAGPFGVFLMRQFLQSIPDDLIEAARVDGAGEFRIFWRVVLPLCRPALATLGILTFLASWNNFLWPLVVATTEDKYTLPVALALYSVGQNRTDFGLLLAGAVVVVLPVLVVFLFLQRHFLRGIATTGLK
- a CDS encoding sugar ABC transporter substrate-binding protein, translated to MRRKHRRLAVVATVALAASVALTGCGRDSGGGGEQARPVGEGRASGDITVWAMGAEGEKLADFAKEFSTENPDAKVSVTAVPWDAAHQKIASAIAAKQTPDVSMIGTTWQGEFARTGALDPTPDIVKKDDFFPGAWDTTLVDNTSYGVPWYVETRLIYYRKDLAAQAGFPDAPKSWDELKAMARGMKEKAGATWGLNLQPGKTGSWQSVLPFAWSNGATVATQDALTFDNPEFTEALAYYQSFFTDGLSPTDLPEGSLEPGFVKGEIGAFISGPWHVGILNEQGGAGFADRYAVAPMPMRKSSTSFIGGSNLAVFSDAENRDGGWKFVQWLSRPEVQVKWYDAVKDLPAVQSAWDDPKLSGDPFLATFGRQLDNAKAPPAIPTWEQIAAAFDIEVEKLCKSNTDPAATAKAIQEKAGAIGTGS
- a CDS encoding FAD-dependent oxidoreductase, with amino-acid sequence MGKRNLPAAGAAVGSTRGSTERPVIVVGGGPVGMTAAATLADAGIPVVVVEAHPEPKTDWRASTFHAATLELLDRLGVVGRMHDEGIVVPRYQFRDRRDGLVAEFDFGLLRTETAYPYRLQLNQQHLVRMLHERLARDPAVTLAFGTRVVDAGEGADGPWITVDSPAGRQTWPASFVIGADGASSGVRGALGIEFEGYTYPERFLIVSMAEDLRELIPDLADVNYVADPEEWLFILRTRESWRTVWPVPPDAGTSAEAMAPAALQAGLQRLAHHPAGYRVLDAQIYNVHQRVAARFRVGGFALVGDAAHVNSPIGGVGLNSGIHDAMDLATRLIRLSGTGGDLDGELDTFARLRRLVAVEYVQADTQRNTERLRERDESVRRRTHDEMRAMAADPDRARAWMRRVSLLESVRRYGIGLPPQELEVPAGA